One Bradyrhizobium sp. CCGB12 genomic window carries:
- the flgA gene encoding flagellar basal body P-ring formation chaperone FlgA: MLNRVGLMVRGLAAVLLVLASARFAAAEEKRLPVPAVSIRAGELIRDDMITERAFAPNVLGVAMFIEGRQVLVGRMARRTLLPGQPIPTNSVEDPWTVARGAMVKVVVEDSGLSIVTYGSAMQSGSAGALIPVRNTDTGVIIRGVVQPDGTVKVVDGS, translated from the coding sequence ATGTTGAACAGGGTGGGCTTGATGGTGCGCGGATTGGCCGCCGTGCTGCTGGTTCTCGCCTCGGCGCGCTTCGCTGCGGCCGAGGAGAAGCGGCTTCCCGTGCCGGCCGTCTCGATCCGCGCCGGCGAGCTGATCCGGGACGACATGATCACGGAACGCGCCTTCGCGCCGAACGTGCTCGGCGTTGCCATGTTCATCGAAGGACGCCAGGTCCTGGTCGGCCGCATGGCACGGCGCACGCTGCTGCCGGGCCAGCCGATCCCGACCAATTCGGTTGAGGATCCCTGGACCGTCGCCCGTGGCGCCATGGTCAAGGTCGTGGTGGAAGACAGCGGCCTGTCCATCGTCACCTACGGCTCGGCGATGCAGTCGGGCTCGGCCGGCGCACTCATCCCGGTGCGCAACACCGATACCGGCGTGATCATCAGGGGCGTGGTCCAGCCGGACGGCACGGTCAAGGTCGTGGACGGGTCATGA
- a CDS encoding MotE family protein: protein MLKLDHKAKLLLVAVWTLAGASPVLALDEAKPSRPLNLLSFARARGPGPQKPATPIPGDSTSIRATAWAAEDSGPAITGAVPASETPAPAPAPVRAAKPGSVTAPPKPALPQAVAPADNEVALFCSNVADPAVDARLAWQLKELEKAENLLRERIAEVEAKRAEYEKWMALRDDFLKKAEASVVEIYSRMKPEAAATQIAGMADETAAAVLAKLSPRNSSAIFNEMDTARAAHLADLLGGMRRVDDGKTK from the coding sequence ATGCTGAAGCTGGATCACAAAGCCAAACTCCTCCTCGTCGCGGTGTGGACGCTTGCGGGCGCTTCGCCCGTGCTGGCGCTGGACGAGGCGAAGCCGTCGAGGCCGCTCAACCTGCTGTCCTTCGCGCGTGCCCGCGGGCCCGGACCGCAGAAGCCGGCCACGCCGATCCCTGGTGACAGCACCTCCATCCGTGCCACGGCGTGGGCGGCCGAAGATTCAGGACCCGCGATCACCGGCGCTGTGCCCGCTTCCGAGACGCCGGCACCGGCGCCAGCGCCTGTACGTGCGGCCAAGCCCGGCAGCGTCACGGCGCCACCGAAGCCCGCACTGCCGCAGGCTGTCGCGCCTGCGGACAACGAGGTCGCGCTGTTCTGTAGCAACGTGGCCGACCCCGCCGTCGATGCGAGGCTGGCCTGGCAGCTCAAGGAACTGGAGAAGGCCGAGAACCTGCTCCGCGAGCGGATCGCCGAGGTGGAGGCTAAGCGCGCCGAATACGAGAAGTGGATGGCCCTGCGCGACGACTTCCTGAAGAAGGCCGAAGCCAGCGTCGTCGAGATCTATTCGCGCATGAAGCCGGAGGCTGCGGCGACCCAGATTGCCGGCATGGCCGACGAGACTGCCGCCGCCGTGCTCGCCAAGCTCAGCCCGCGGAACTCGAGTGCGATCTTCAACGAGATGGATACGGCGCGCGCGGCGCACCTTGCCGACCTGCTCGGCGGAATGCGTCGCGTGGACGACG
- the flgI gene encoding flagellar basal body P-ring protein FlgI yields the protein MTRVLLALVLLVVAASAQAAVRIKDIADIKGLRENQIVGYGLVIGLNGTGDTLRNAPFTEQSLQSMLENMGINVRNEATSTNNPARPTTLRTRNVAAVMVTADLPPSIGAGERMDVTVSSLGDATSLLGGTLVMTSLRAADGAVYAVAQGAITVAGYSVGGQAQNLSQGTPTAGRIPNGALVEREVQGSLHEMEFLVLELRNPDFVTATRILDAINRYAGGRYRAQIAFERDYRTIVLSKPRHIGPVRFLAEIGELTVEPDTPARVVINERTGTVVIGRDVRISTVAVTHGNLTVRVTEMPVVSQPAPFSRGQTVVVPQTVVEANEAGSQVAILSGVDLQRLVRGLNQIGLKPSGIIAILQAIKTAGALQADVIVQ from the coding sequence ATGACCAGAGTCCTGCTTGCGCTCGTCCTCCTCGTTGTCGCCGCCAGCGCCCAGGCCGCCGTCCGCATCAAGGACATCGCGGACATCAAGGGACTGCGCGAGAACCAGATCGTCGGCTATGGTCTCGTCATCGGCCTGAACGGCACCGGCGACACGCTTCGCAATGCTCCGTTCACGGAGCAGTCCCTGCAATCGATGCTCGAGAACATGGGCATCAATGTCAGGAACGAGGCCACCAGCACCAACAATCCCGCACGTCCGACGACGCTGCGCACGCGCAATGTCGCGGCCGTGATGGTGACCGCGGACCTGCCGCCCTCGATCGGCGCCGGCGAGCGGATGGACGTGACCGTGTCGTCGCTCGGCGATGCGACCTCGCTGCTCGGCGGCACGCTGGTGATGACGTCGCTGCGCGCGGCGGATGGTGCGGTCTATGCGGTTGCGCAGGGCGCGATCACGGTTGCAGGCTACAGCGTCGGAGGTCAGGCGCAGAACCTCAGCCAGGGCACGCCGACGGCAGGGCGTATTCCGAATGGGGCGTTGGTCGAGCGCGAGGTGCAGGGAAGCCTCCATGAGATGGAGTTCCTGGTCCTGGAGCTGAGGAATCCGGACTTCGTCACCGCAACGCGCATCCTCGACGCCATCAACCGCTACGCCGGCGGCCGCTATCGCGCGCAGATCGCCTTCGAGCGCGACTACCGCACCATCGTGCTGTCGAAGCCGCGCCATATCGGCCCGGTTCGTTTCCTGGCGGAAATCGGCGAGCTGACGGTCGAGCCCGACACGCCCGCCCGGGTCGTGATCAACGAGCGCACGGGCACGGTGGTGATCGGACGCGACGTGCGGATATCGACCGTTGCCGTGACGCACGGCAATCTGACGGTTCGCGTCACGGAGATGCCTGTGGTCTCGCAACCGGCGCCGTTCTCGCGAGGACAGACGGTTGTTGTTCCGCAGACCGTAGTCGAGGCCAACGAGGCCGGCTCGCAGGTGGCGATCCTCAGCGGCGTCGATCTCCAGCGCCTGGTGCGCGGGCTGAACCAGATCGGCCTGAAACCATCAGGCATCATCGCCATTCTCCAGGCGATCAAGACGGCCGGCGCGCTCCAGGCCGATGTCATCGTGCAATGA